Part of the Phaeodactylum tricornutum CCAP 1055/1 chromosome 5, whole genome shotgun sequence genome is shown below.
AGCTTGATTTGCTCAGAGATTTTCACCAGAAGATGGCATATAAGGGCAAGCCGATGATGTCCAAAAGTCCCAATTCTGTCACCGATGTCAGTTGCATGCTGACTCGTTTGACGACTTCTGCGTAAATTGGACTCTGCTCGAAGCCTTGGAGCGCTCGTTCCTTTCCTGCAAAGTCGTGTCAATACCTTCATTGGAAGACAGGTACGAAGTTAGTTCCGAATTACTTCCTGCCCATATTGCACATATCCAAAAGCAAGCGGTAAATCGATTCGCACATATTGCTACAGCCATTCGAAAGATTTGTCTTGGCCATTTTTCATACCTCTATAAAACCTTGTTCGAATATAAGCAGCAAATTTTAATCTACTTTTTCAGTTAGATTAAAAGAATTTTCAGTGTGAATCAAGTAAAGTGACAGACAAGACGCGTGATCAGTATTGTGATTGTGATCACAGTCATTTATTCAAGCAATAGCGCGTGAAATCGTATTCTACCCTTGGATGATTTGAGTGGTATTTCCAGGACTGGAGGTTCCAGCTTTGGTCGTTCGCCGACAACATATGTAAGTCCGTACCATCGCACTATCCTCATTTTGAGACAATCTTCCATACACAATGAATACCGTACATTTTTAATGGATAGCTGGGCGCCTATCGTATCAAGAGATATCTATTTTGTAAAACTTTAAAAGCAGAAGCCAAGAATACGACGGGCAAGCTGAATGTCCGTCGGCATGATAGTCACGACGTGTTCTCTATTTTGCCCGCAGATCTTGCTCCGCCTGTTCCCTGTTCACGATATCCTGCTCCCCCTGCGTTAATAGTGAATCTAGCTCGCGGAGCTGTCCAACTGTTAAAGGGCCACCCAAAAGGCCCTTGATAAACCATACTATCGCACTTCGGTTTTTCGACTTCGATGAGACAACGCAGAAAATGCTGGAACCGATTGAAGCCAGAACAAATGCCCCAGCAGGCGCTTGCAATGCGCTTAAAAAGGAGAGAACAGAGAGTTTTGCTGTACTGTCCCCAAGGTATTGCGACAAAAATATTGGTGTCGATCGCCCAAATGCCGTGCTCACCAGAAGAGCGGAAAAGATCGAAAAAACTCGCTGCTGAAAGTTCAGGTCTAACGATTCCATTGGGTCCCTAACGAACTGTCCTTCTCGGGCTCTGCGCGCCCAATCATTTGAACGGCCTTGTCGTTTTGTCTCTTCGTCGATCCGCTCCGGGGTCCACTCAGGTGTCGATTTCGGGCTAACGTTTCGTTTGTCAGCAAAGGGGCGCACAAATCCTTCTTCGACCAGTGCCGATCGCAAAGGCTCGCCTGACCTTTTCTTGCGTTGAGCTTCCTGTAGGGCTTCGGCCATGGCGTCATCATTTAGTAGTCCCATTCTCAATCCAGAATATCTCGCTTTGTCGTTTTCGCCAATGCGATCAACTACCAATTTTGGTGCTTCGGGAGGTGGAGGGGGGCGTTTGACTGCGGGTGCGTCGATCCCAAGAAGCTTGTACATTTCTAAACGTCCTCCGGCATTCATTATTGGAGTTACAAGATGCCCGTACCCGTATTTAGTCAGCTCGTCATAGTCCAATGCATTGGAAGGCGTTTCTATGACTTGTCCCTGGAAGTAGAGTGGCAGGCTCTCGGTAAGCCACACAAAATAGATTGCTGAATAACCTTTCTTGTTCAGTGATGTCGTACCTTGTTCGGTGCGAGGCTGACAAATTCCAAAACCGCGTTACCTTTTGAACCTCCGATTACCTTTCCAACATCTCTTAAATGATTAGAAGTAAGCAGTGTTTCAGCATTCGGGAAAATCCATAACATGTGCTTCGACGGAGACTAACAAACGTACTCTTTTGCTTTCTCATCGGCACCCACATCCTTGCGTTTCGCTAAATATTCAATAAGCTGTAGCTTTAGTTCCTCCAAATCCATTGTCTTTGGAGCCATAAAGAGTGGGCCTGCGTTCGTTCGGAAGCCTCGTGGCGCGCTAGTGAGCCTGTCGTTGACCGCTGATGAAAACGCGTCTACCAACGAGACCATGGCGAGGACGCAGCAACCCAGACGGGTGAGGATTTGACGCTTCGAAACCATACTTTGCAAAGACCAATCCCTTACTACCATTCACTATCAGTacatttcacagtcagtgggTCGGCTCGTCGTTCTGTTTGGAGGATGTGGATACCCATTTTCGATCCCCTCGTAGTGTGCGAGAATTCAGCGAAGAGTCTGGCCGTTGCCGGTacattttggaaagcagACCTCTACAGCTTCAGCTTTTTATGTATTCAGTCTCGTATTGTCGCTAACAGTACAAACTAAAATATTCGAGAATATAGTTTTAGCTCATCCAGATCATCCAAATTGCAGATTGATTGCGAGTAAGTTTGTGTCTGCTTCCTGTCAGCTGAAATTGCTTCCACCAACCATGAACAATCTATAATGGCTGGACCATGATGGAATCATTAGCCTGATGCGTTCGTCCCTCGGCAGTATAGAGTCTCTGTGCTGGGGTTGAAATGTACATAGCCGCGCACGTATGCCCTGTAGTCGACGAATGCTACGAATCCCATGTATAGAATGAGGAAGCATTCTTGGTGTGTGTTCGCATTTTCTCGATTTCTCCGTCCGTTGAAACGGAGATTTCTTCAGTTTGGCTTCCATCGTACCACGTAATCGACGAAGAACAAGAATTTGTCACAGCGTCCAATGAAAAGCCGTCAGCAGCATCAAGCTCAGACATATCACCTTCCTGATCGCTTGTACCGTTGTGATTGCTGTCATCGCTATCTGAAAAGGAGAAAAGAATTGAGGATGGAATTGCCGAGATGCGGTCAGGGAGAGACTGGATCGACTGGCATCGGCAGAAATGCTGAGGGGAAAATTCGCGTGAACGAGGCCCGTCGTCACCAACTTCGTCTTCAGAAGATTCCTCAAAAACATAGATGAAATCtgtttcgtcttcttcctcatcgtcatCAAGGGGGCCCAATTTCTCCGCGTAATCGTAACGACGAGCCCTATCTCTAGAATTGCATAATTGCGCTTGCTGTAGCATTTGTGTAGGCTTTGGAACACAAAGATCCGCCTTGAGTAATTGACTTGGCACAAGTGAGTGTGCTTGCCATGAATCTGTTGCGAGATCATTGTTCACACTTTGTGATGTTGAGGCCTCCGCTGGATGACTTATTTGAATTTCGTTCAATGCTTTGACATTCAATGATTCGACCATGTATTCTTCAACTGTATGATCCGTGGTTTCTTCGGTGATTTCCGTACTTTCGGCTTGGCAGAGCTTGGCTAGATCATCGGTGTAAGTTTTGTTGATCAAGGGCAAAGATGGTCGCTTCTGGCGACGGGAGCACTTTCTCGTCCACGGTGGTGTCAACGGCGAAGCGGAAACCATCAGTGATCCTCGCGTGCATGCTGACGAAGGCAACACATAGTCGTCTCGTACGAGCCATTTTTCACCATCATACGACCGTAAAAACGATAGACTTGCGTCGGCAACACTTTCAGCTGGACCTTGCATGATTCTGTTTTTGATTCTGTGAGACTTGACGCCTTTTCAGAGAAGACCCACTTTTGAGATCAGTCTTACTACAGCATCGTCTGCGTCTATTGATTGACGAGGTGAGGTGTTCTTCGTTTCTTTTGCTACTTCATGGAGATGCCCGTTGGAGTTTCTCTAAAAGTGATCGGCCTCCATGGAAGTCTAGGCCGGATTGCCATGCGAGCAAGCACGTTGCAGAGTTCACTCTCCCAGATCCGTCCCGTCTACCATACCAAATGTATGTAGGTCCAGAACGATCGAAAGAAATATCCCGGACCGATTTAGCTGTCGTTTACAAGGCGTGAAAGGCATGGTTTGTCGCATTCACGAATCCTGTTCGTGGGGAGGAATGAGACGCTGGCGTTCCGATCTTTAAAGAGGAAATTTCGAAAACCTTTTCTCTCTAGTTGAAATTTTGGATACCATATCTATTTAAAAATATATTTATTGACAATTCCATAATATTCAGAAGATGGTGGCAAGCGACAACCCACTTATCAACTTAAGGTTGAACTGAATTTCTTTGATAGACAGACAGACGATTACTTCCACGTGACACGGCCATGACCATCATCGCAATCGCGATATAGGCAGCGCGAGATTTTTTTCGACTATGGTAGCAGGAGACACAAACAAAATCCTCTCCTCTTCACAGTGAAACAAACGATTGTTGTTTTACTCTTGATCAAAATATTTTGATCAGGGTAACGCAGAAATACATCTCATAATGAAGCTTCCGTTTGCTCTCTTCGCGACGCTTCTGGTTCTTTCGTCTGATGCCGCAATCTCTCCTTGGGGTGGCCAGGTTCCGCACGCGCCACGAACGGCACTGGCGTCAGTCTTGTCAGTCCGTGGCGGTATGCAGCTGTTCGTAAAAACCTTGACCGGAAAAACTGTCAGTATCGAGGTGGAGGAAGGCGAATCAATTGAAGAGGTCAAGGCCAAAAtcgctgaaaaagaaggtaTTCCGGCGGAACAACAACGGCTCATATTTGGAGGACAGCAATTACAGGATGCTAAAACCTTGGACGATTACGACGTTGGCGATGACGCCACTTTGCATCTAGTGCTGCGGCTGCGTGGTGGCGTGGTTAGCAGCGCCAGCAGTTTGGCGCGAAAGTTCTTAGGACGGGATGTCGAactcgtcgacgaagacttcGTCAAACAACACTTGCAGGGCTTGACCGATGACGATCGCAACTTGATGAACGCGTTCGTGGCGACTTCTCGCAGCGAAAAGACGTCGACGGAGGGCTCGTCCACGGATCCATCCGAAACAGTGTCTACTACAGCACCTACTGTGGTCCGCCGGGCTCTCTATTGGATTGGTCAAGCCCCAAAGCGTATGGAAGGATCGCCCATGGAGGATGTCATTTTGGCGAGCTCCCCGCGGCCAGGTGAATTTGACTATAAGGGCAAGCTTGTGGCAACTgacggaaaaggaaagtcGACCAAACTGACCAAGCTTTTTAAGCGTCGAGATAATGAAAACAAACTATACGATGCGTTGACAAAGATGAAGCTGGACACATAATAAGATGGACAGTCAGCAAAATGCGTCTACTTGACAACAGTATTGCTTTCTTATTTCATTCGAGACTTCACAGCGTTAGAGATTGCTTCTATTGATAAAATAACAAAACAGCACGGATAAAACATGCAGTCTTCGTCAACTCCAATCATACGGAATTACAATCGACCCATCGTCGGATAAGTGACAAAAATGTCCGCTGGCGGCAATACCAAGCTGTTGTCCCGCTAACCGGTCTAAGTTGAATGGACGCGTCGTCAGCAATCGGGCCAACGCTTCACAATAATGATCCAGACTAACCGTACCCAGCGAATAGACGCGCTGCAATCCCCACTCATACTGAAGCCGTTGAGTGAGTGTGCGACATGTTTCCTTTTGACGCTCAGTCTGCCTCATTCGTGTTCGAGCTTGATCCGTGAATCGAGCGATAGTTGAATTGAGGAAGTGACGGTCCGAGTTGGCTCCCACGCGGACAGTCCCTTCTTGTGTCACTTTTGGGCGCCGTACCGTGTATGAGCTTTCTACCGTCACCGTGATTGCCTGAGAACCTACTTCGTCCTTCGATTCTATCACAACTAAGGCATCCGCGTTTGGTTGTTCGGAATATAGGTGTGCGTCGGGTAGGAGACCTTCCACAAAATACCAGTAATCACGGTTTGAGCATGAAAATCCCTTCTTCAGTTTGACTCCTAGGGTGCTCTGTACAA
Proteins encoded:
- a CDS encoding predicted protein, with product MVVRDWSLQSMVSKRQILTRLGCCVLAMVSLVDAFSSAVNDRLTSAPRGFRTNAGPLFMAPKTMDLEELKLQLIEYLAKRKDVGADEKAKEDVGKVIGGSKGNAVLEFVSLAPNKGQVIETPSNALDYDELTKYGYGHLVTPIMNAGGRLEMYKLLGIDAPAVKRPPPPPEAPKLVVDRIGENDKARYSGLRMGLLNDDAMAEALQEAQRKKRSGEPLRSALVEEGFVRPFADKRNVSPKSTPEWTPERIDEETKRQGRSNDWARRAREGQFVRDPMESLDLNFQQRVFSIFSALLVSTAFGRSTPIFLSQYLGDSTAKLSVLSFLSALQAPAGAFVLASIGSSIFCVVSSKSKNRSAIVWFIKGLLGGPLTVGQLRELDSLLTQGEQDIVNREQAEQDLRAK
- a CDS encoding predicted protein; this encodes MQGPAESVADASLSFLRSYDGEKWLVRDDYVLPSSACTRGSLMVSASPLTPPWTRKCSRRQKRPSLPLINKTYTDDLAKLCQAESTEITEETTDHTVEEYMVESLNVKALNEIQISHPAEASTSQSVNNDLATDSWQAHSLVPSQLLKADLCVPKPTQMLQQAQLCNSRDRARRYDYAEKLGPLDDDEEEDETDFIYVFEESSEDEVGDDGPRSREFSPQHFCRCQSIQSLPDRISAIPSSILFSFSDSDDSNHNGTSDQEGDMSELDAADGFSLDAVTNSCSSSITWYDGSQTEEISVSTDGEIEKMRTHTKNASSFYTWDS
- the sUbi gene encoding ubiquitin-like protein encodes the protein MKLPFALFATLLVLSSDAAISPWGGQVPHAPRTALASVLSVRGGMQLFVKTLTGKTVSIEVEEGESIEEVKAKIAEKEGIPAEQQRLIFGGQQLQDAKTLDDYDVGDDATLHLVLRLRGGVVSSASSLARKFLGRDVELVDEDFVKQHLQGLTDDDRNLMNAFVATSRSEKTSTEGSSTDPSETVSTTAPTVVRRALYWIGQAPKRMEGSPMEDVILASSPRPGEFDYKGKLVATDGKGKSTKLTKLFKRRDNENKLYDALTKMKLDT